The stretch of DNA TTACAAACCCGAATGCTACCGGCTTTACAATTAATCTGAACGGAGTGGGGACAGGTCTTAATGCTAACCTCACTGGATTTCCTTTTATTTATCAATACGAAACGACGATCAATGATAAGCAGGAATTTCTACCGAAAACCATTAAACAATATAGTTCATTCGTAGAACCAAATACGGTTCGCGTAAAAACGCAAGGTGAAAATGGCATTCAAGTCGCTGTATTTAAAAACATACGTTCAGACTCTGCCATTATAGAAACGAAAGAAGTATCTAAAGATTTTTATCCACCTGTTCATAAAGTAGAAATTCATCCTTTGACTGTTACGATACCTGCTGCTGGAAGCGGAGATGGTACGGGCACGACAAATGGTTCAGAATCGACGAAAGGTGGTTCAAACGGACAACCTTCTACCGGAGCTGGTACTGGAACAACAGGAGATGAAACTTCTATAGGAGGTTCAACTGATTCTGGGTCAACTAATGATACTGGCAGTAACGCGAATGATGAAAATGATTCGGAACCACAATACGATAAAGGTGGAAATCTTATTCCGCCTAGCAAGTAATAGGGGGAGTGCAACTTGATTCGAAAAAGACTGGGTGACTTACTAGTTGAAAACGGTTTGATTACAGACGACCAACTAACGAATGTGTTGCAAAACAAGCCACGTGAAGAAAAACTTGGGGACGCACTTTTGCAGCAAGGAATTATCACCGAGCAACAACTGCTCGAAGTACTCGAAATTCAACTTGGCATTCCTCAAGTTCAGCTATATCACTACCCATTTGAAGCAAAGTTATTTAACCTGATTCCTAAAGACGTAGCAAAACGCAGTTTGATGGTACCTTTGAAAGTAGAAGGGGACAAACTCTACGTAGCCATGAAAGACCCAATGGATTTCATTACGATGGATGATTTGCGTCTGATTACCGGCTTTCATATCATTCCCGCGATTGCATCTAAGGAAGAGATTTTAAAAATCATCAACAAATATTACGAAGAGGAATCGTTTGACGATTTCTTGGTAGATCAAGCTTCTGCAGTTGATAAACAGGAAGAACTACTTGATATCGATGCACCGGTAGTAAGAATCGTTAATCAGATTTTATCTGCGGCGGTGACTCAGAAAGCGAGTGATATTCACTTTGATCCACAGGAAACTCGATTGTTAGTGCGTTTCCGTATTGACGGAGTGTTGCATGATGAACGGACACTTCCAAAGCTAATGCAGGGAATGGTCACGGCACGTGTGAAAATCATGTCAAAGCTTGATATCACTGAGCATCGTATTCCTCAAGATGGTCGTATTAAAACGAATGTTGATTTTCGTCCAATTGACTTACGTGTCTCTACTCTGCCTACCGTTTATGGCGAAAAAATAGTTATGCGTATTTTGGATTTATCCAATAATTTAACGGATATATCAAAACTCGGCTTCCACGAAAAGAATTATGAGAGATTCATGAAAGAAATAGCCAAACCAAATGGAATTGTCCTTATTTCTGGTCCAACTGGTTCAGGTAAATCTTCAACGTTATATGCAGCGCTCAGCTACCTAAATGATGAACAAGTGAATATCATTACGGTTGAAGATCCTGTTGAATATCAACTCGAAGGGATCAATCAAATTCAAGTGAATTCGAATGTTGGCTTAACATTTGCGGCTGGACTTCGCTCGATTCTCCGTCAAGATCCCGATATCGTCATGGTTGGGGAGATTCGAGATAAAGAGACCGTAGAAATTGCGATTCGGGCTTCTTTAACGGGTCACTTAGTATTAAGTACGATCCATACAAATGACTCAATCGCCTCGATCACTCGATTGATGGATATGGGTGTAGAGCCGTTTTTGGTTACGAGTTCGATTAATGCGGTTGTGGCACAACGTCTTGTACGTAAAGTTTGTCGTGATTGTGCAGAGAAACAGGAGCCTACTATCCGTGAAATTGATATTTTCCAGAAACGTGGACTCGATATACAAACGGTCTCGCGAGGAAAAGGTTGTCCATCATGCGGCATGACAGGTTACCGTGGGCGCATGGCCATTCATGAAGTACTAATCATTGATGACCAAATTAAAAGTGTCATCAACTGCGGTGGTACTGCAGCAGAAATTCGAGAAATTGCCCAAGCCAATGACACCATCTTCTTAATAGACGACGGACTGATGAAAGTAAGAGAAGGCCAAACAACGACAGAAGAAATTCTGCGTGTTGCCCTCCAAGATTAGGTGAGAAAATGAGAGAATCAGTAGATATTTTATTGACCAATGCTTTTCAACAAAAAGCATCGGATATTCATATAACAGTTGGCGTTCCTCCTGTATTTCGTGTGCAAGGAGAACTTGTCAAATTCGGTTCCACTCCAATTACCCCGGAAATGTCGAGGGATATGGCTAAAGCAATTACACCCGATAAGTTATGGGATACGTTTTTGGAGCAAGGTGAGTTGGATTACTCACACGAAGTTGAAAATATAGCGCGTTTTCGTGTGAATGCTTTTCATCAAAAAGGCAAGATTTCGATTGCTTTTAGGACCATTCCGCAAGTCATTCCGACAGTCGAGCAATTGCAAATGCCGAATACGCTGAAGAAATTAGCGGAAACGAAGCAAGGGCTTATTTTGGTAACAGGTCCAACTGGTTCTGGGAAGTCGACTACGTTAGCTGCGATGATCAAACATATGAACACGGATATGAACTTACATATCATTACACTGGAAGATCCGATTGAGTATATGCACGAACATGGAACAAGTATTATTGACCAACGTGAAGTCGGTTTTGATACGAAATCATTCTCGAACGGTCTTCGTGCAGCACTACGTCAAGATCCAGACGTCATTCTCGTAGGGGAAATGCGTGACTTGGAAACCATCAGTATTGCCATAACAGCGGCTGAAACGGGTCACTTAGTTTTGGGTACTTTACATACGTCAAGTGCCGCATCGACGATTGAACGTATTATCGATGTGTTTTCACCAGAACAGCAAGCGCAAGTACGTACTCAGCTTGGTGGCGTGTTGAAAGCGGTAATTAGTCAACGATTAATCAAGACGGCAGATGGCAAAGGTCGTCGAGCGGCTACTGAAATCTTGATTACAAATCCAGCAATTTCTAACTTGATCCGTACAGCGAAAGTACATCAAATTCCGAACGTCATTTTGACGAATCGAGCTGCTGGCATGCACATGATGTCAACTTCCTTAAAAGAGCTAGTAGAGTCCGGCCAAATTACACAAGTAGCGGCACAACCGTACCTTGAAGGGGACGAGCATTAATGGCACGCTTTCAATATGTAGGTCGTGACCGTAAAGCCGTGCGAAAAGGAATTATTCAAGCAGCGAACCAACGTGAGGCAATCGTGAAACTTCGAGACGACGGCATTCGCATCACTGAAATCAAACAAATGGCTGAAACTGCTCTTCAAAAAGATATTGTCATCGGAAATCCCGTCAAGCGCGAACAGTTCATCATGTTTTTGAGACAATTCGCTACGTTAATGCGTGCAGGTGTAACGATAGTTGATTCCGTTGTCATCCTATCTCAACAAGTAGAGTCAAAAGCTTTACGACGTGCACTGGTTGAGATTGCGGATGATTTAAAAAGCGGTAATTCTTTATCTGATGCAGCCCGGAAATTTCCTAGGATTTTTGAACCACTCGTCATCAACCTGTTGCAAGCGGGTGAGTTAACAGGATCAATCGATGAATCATTAGATCGTTTGGCAACTCATTTTGAAAAAGCATATGTGACCCGTCAAAAAGTAGTTTCCGCAATGACTTATCCTATTATTGTTGCTGTTTTGGCGGTAGGGGTCGTTATTTTCCTATTGACGTCAATCGTTCCAATGTTCGTTGAAATGTTTAATGATTTTGGTGGGGAATTGCCACTCATCACCAGATTCGTAATGGGTGCAAGTGATTTTGTACAAAATTATTGGTATATATTGATGGCGATAGTTTCGATATTAGTAGCTGGTTTATGGCTAATGCGAAGAGATGAAAAGGGACGTTACATGCTTGATACATTTTTATTACGTATGCCTATTTTTGGCAACATCTTAAAAAAAGCCGCCCTGGCCAGAATGACACGGACATTAAGTTCGCTGTATTCCAGCTCAGTTCCTATATTAACTGCTTTAACTATGGTTGAGCGTGTAGTTGGTAACGAAGTAATAGGGAAAGTGATTCTTAAATCTCGAGACGGGCTAGAAAGAGGAGAGTCGATGACAGGACCAATGATGAGTCATTGGGCATTCCCGCCATTGATTCCCCACATGATTTCTATTGGAGAACAAACTGGCGCTCTTGATCACATGCTAGAGCGGGTAGCTGAATTCTATGAAAAAGAAGTCGACGCGGAAACTGATAAGCTCAAAGCATTGATTGAACCTTTGATGATTGTCTTATTAGCAGGACTTGTAGGCACCATTGTTTTGGCAATCTTATTACCAATGTTTGGTCTATTTGAGAATGTAGATAATATGTAAAAAATTCAAAAAAATATAATAAAATGAGCATAAAGTCTATTTGTCT from Paenisporosarcina sp. FSL H8-0542 encodes:
- a CDS encoding ATPase, T2SS/T4P/T4SS family, encoding MIRKRLGDLLVENGLITDDQLTNVLQNKPREEKLGDALLQQGIITEQQLLEVLEIQLGIPQVQLYHYPFEAKLFNLIPKDVAKRSLMVPLKVEGDKLYVAMKDPMDFITMDDLRLITGFHIIPAIASKEEILKIINKYYEEESFDDFLVDQASAVDKQEELLDIDAPVVRIVNQILSAAVTQKASDIHFDPQETRLLVRFRIDGVLHDERTLPKLMQGMVTARVKIMSKLDITEHRIPQDGRIKTNVDFRPIDLRVSTLPTVYGEKIVMRILDLSNNLTDISKLGFHEKNYERFMKEIAKPNGIVLISGPTGSGKSSTLYAALSYLNDEQVNIITVEDPVEYQLEGINQIQVNSNVGLTFAAGLRSILRQDPDIVMVGEIRDKETVEIAIRASLTGHLVLSTIHTNDSIASITRLMDMGVEPFLVTSSINAVVAQRLVRKVCRDCAEKQEPTIREIDIFQKRGLDIQTVSRGKGCPSCGMTGYRGRMAIHEVLIIDDQIKSVINCGGTAAEIREIAQANDTIFLIDDGLMKVREGQTTTEEILRVALQD
- a CDS encoding type IV pilus twitching motility protein PilT; translated protein: MRESVDILLTNAFQQKASDIHITVGVPPVFRVQGELVKFGSTPITPEMSRDMAKAITPDKLWDTFLEQGELDYSHEVENIARFRVNAFHQKGKISIAFRTIPQVIPTVEQLQMPNTLKKLAETKQGLILVTGPTGSGKSTTLAAMIKHMNTDMNLHIITLEDPIEYMHEHGTSIIDQREVGFDTKSFSNGLRAALRQDPDVILVGEMRDLETISIAITAAETGHLVLGTLHTSSAASTIERIIDVFSPEQQAQVRTQLGGVLKAVISQRLIKTADGKGRRAATEILITNPAISNLIRTAKVHQIPNVILTNRAAGMHMMSTSLKELVESGQITQVAAQPYLEGDEH
- a CDS encoding type II secretion system F family protein, with translation MARFQYVGRDRKAVRKGIIQAANQREAIVKLRDDGIRITEIKQMAETALQKDIVIGNPVKREQFIMFLRQFATLMRAGVTIVDSVVILSQQVESKALRRALVEIADDLKSGNSLSDAARKFPRIFEPLVINLLQAGELTGSIDESLDRLATHFEKAYVTRQKVVSAMTYPIIVAVLAVGVVIFLLTSIVPMFVEMFNDFGGELPLITRFVMGASDFVQNYWYILMAIVSILVAGLWLMRRDEKGRYMLDTFLLRMPIFGNILKKAALARMTRTLSSLYSSSVPILTALTMVERVVGNEVIGKVILKSRDGLERGESMTGPMMSHWAFPPLIPHMISIGEQTGALDHMLERVAEFYEKEVDAETDKLKALIEPLMIVLLAGLVGTIVLAILLPMFGLFENVDNM